The nucleotide sequence TTTTTATGTCCTCTAAATTTCACCACGACGATGCTGGTGAGGTGATTGTTGAGTCTGGTGGCGCGAGATTGGTAAAACTACACAGCAAGATTTACGAACTGGATGCTGGAGCAAACGCCTTGAGTTTTGATGAAGAGCACCACCCAACGAACGCACACAAAGTACTGGACTTTTCTATTACCAAATCGGTTTTTGGAACCTTGTTCATAGGTTTACTGTTGGTGATTTTCTTTGGTAGACTTGCAAAACAATACAAGAAAAAGAGTATCCCAACTGGATTTAGCCGTGTGTTGGAGCCATTGGTTATCTACATAAGAGACGAGATTGCTAGACCTAACATAGGTGAGCAGAAGCATAAGAAGTTTATGCCATATCTACTTACCGTATTCTTCCTTATCTGGATTGCCAACCTTTTAGGATTGACGCCTTTTGGATTCAATATTACTGGTCAACTGGCTGTGACCGCATGTCTAGCGATATTTACTTTAGTGATCTATCTAGTAAGTGGTAACAAAGACTTCTGGATGCACATGTTGTGGATGCCAGGTATTCCCGTGATTTTCAAGCCTATTCTTGCTGTTATTGAATTAGTAGGTTTCTTGTTGATCAAGCCTTTCTCACTCTTGATGCGTCTGTTTGCAAACATTACAGCAGGTCACTTTGTATTGATGAGTCTTATTGCTTTGATGATTACACTTAAAGCACAGTTTGGACCTATAGGTTCTACTGGAGTATCCTTGTTTTTAGCCTTATTTATCATGGTTATAGAATTGCTGGTTGCTTTTCTACAAGCCTTTATATTCACGATGTTGTCTGCCTTATTTATAGGAATGGCTGTTGCAGAGCATGATCATGCAGAACATGCACACACACCAGAGGATGATATTGATGAAGTAAGAGAACGTTTTATCTAGTAGAGTTTTTTATTAATTTTTAAATCGATTGTTATGTACAATTTAATTGGAGCAGGTCTTGTCGTTATCGGTGGTGGTATCGGTCTTGGTCAAATAGGTGGAAAAGCGATGGAAGCTATCGCTCGTCAACCTGAAGCAGCTGGAAAAATCCAAACTGCAATGATCATTATCGCAGCACTTCTTGAAGGACTTGGTTTTGGTGCACTTATCTTGGGTCAAGTACTCTAGGTAGCAAACCAGAAAATTTATGGCACAACTTGTAACGGTTGGTTGCAAGTTGTGTTTTTAAAACAGCAATCAGAATTAATTTAGACAGAAGATTATGTTAGAAGATTTTTCGCCAGGCTTGTTTATCATGCAGGCCATTATATTGATTATACTGGTATTACTTCTAGGAAAATATGCCTGGAAGCCTATCCTAGCTGCTTTAAGTGAGCGTGAAGAAGGAATCGCAAATGCACTTAACGCTGCCGCAAAGGCTAAAGCTGAAATGGCACTACTACAAGAATCCAACAAGGTCGCCGCTCAAGAAGCTCGCGCAGAACGTGATGCGATCATCAAGGAAGCTCGTGAGATCAAGGAGAAAATGCTTGTGGACGCTGCAGCAACCGCACAGGAAAAAGCAGACAAGATTATTGCAAGCGCTCAAGAAGCTATTCAAGCAGAGAAGAAAGCAGCTCTAGCAGACATCAAGTCGCAAGTAGCAGACCTATCTGTGGCCATTGCAGAGAAAGTAACCCGCAAGGAACTTTCTGAAAAAGAGGCACAGTTTGCTCTCATTGACAAAATGCTAGCTGACGCAAACATCTAGAAAACAACTATGAAACTTTCAAGAGCAGCATCCCGATATGCCAAAGCCATCTTAGATCTAACGATCGACAAGAAGGAAGCGGCTGCCGTGAATGAAGACATGAAATCTGTCCTTACGACGGTTCATAAAAACAAAGAGCTTCAGGATTTCTTGAAAAGTCCTGTGGTAAAGACAGAACAAAAGCGCGGTGCATTGCGTCAAGTTTTTAGCCAGGTAGGTGGTATCACCATGGGAGCTTTTGACTTGATCGTTGACAATCAACGTGCAGATATCTTGAGTGATATTGCTACTAAGTACATTCTGCTTTTTGATGAAATGAACAAGCGTGAGGTAGCTACTGTTACCACGGCTGTAGAGATTTCAAAAGAGTTGGAAGCTAAAATTCTTGCTAAGGCTACAGAACTGGCAGGCAAGGAAATAACTCTTGAAAAGAAAATTGACCCTAGTATCGTTGGTGGATTCATCCTGCGCGTTGGTGATAAAGAAATCAATGCCAGTATTCACAGCACCTTGGGTGATCTCAAAAGAGAGTTTGCATACAAGTACTCAATAGAGTAAAACAAATTTTGAATAGTACGCTTTCGCGAAAGCGAAAACAACAATAATATATTAGGTCTTAAAAAGCCGAAGCAATAGTATAAATAGAACAACATGGCAGAAGTAAATCCAGCAGAAGTATCTGCAATACTTAAGCAACAATTATCAGGTTTTGATGCTACGGCATCCCTTGATGAAGTGGGAACCGTTCTTACCGTAGGTGATGGTATCGCACGTGTTTATGGTCTTTCAAACGCACAATATGGAGAACTTGTTTCTTTTGAGAGCGGTATGGAAGGTATCGTATTGAACCTTGAAGAAGATAACGTTGGTGTGGTACTTTTAGGTCCATCCATCGAGATCAAAGAAGGTGATACAGTAAAAAGAACCGAGCGTATTGCTTCCCTAAGAGTTGGTGAAGGAATTGTAGGTCGCGTTGTAAATACTCTAGGCCAGCCTATCGACGGTAAAGGTCCTATTGAAGGTGATCTTTATGAGATGCCTCTTGAGCGTAAAGCTCCAGGAGTTATCTACCGTGAGCCGGTAACTGAGCCTATGCAAACCGGTATCAAGTCCATCGACGCCATGATTCCTGTAGGACGTGGACAGCGTGAGTTGGTTATTGGTGACCGTCAGACGGGTAAGTCTACCGTGTGTATCGATACCATCATCAACCAGAAGGAATTCTATGATGCTGGT is from Nonlabens sp. YIK11 and encodes:
- the atpH gene encoding ATP synthase F1 subunit delta, which translates into the protein MKLSRAASRYAKAILDLTIDKKEAAAVNEDMKSVLTTVHKNKELQDFLKSPVVKTEQKRGALRQVFSQVGGITMGAFDLIVDNQRADILSDIATKYILLFDEMNKREVATVTTAVEISKELEAKILAKATELAGKEITLEKKIDPSIVGGFILRVGDKEINASIHSTLGDLKREFAYKYSIE
- the atpB gene encoding F0F1 ATP synthase subunit A, with the translated sequence MSKVYVITALLSLVFFTSMGVNAQEVSETEHGPAHEEVMDNDGGRINTSEEINEYIQHHLKDAHDFHVFSYTSDDGERKHVGFPLPVMVWTTEGLQVFMSSKFHHDDAGEVIVESGGARLVKLHSKIYELDAGANALSFDEEHHPTNAHKVLDFSITKSVFGTLFIGLLLVIFFGRLAKQYKKKSIPTGFSRVLEPLVIYIRDEIARPNIGEQKHKKFMPYLLTVFFLIWIANLLGLTPFGFNITGQLAVTACLAIFTLVIYLVSGNKDFWMHMLWMPGIPVIFKPILAVIELVGFLLIKPFSLLMRLFANITAGHFVLMSLIALMITLKAQFGPIGSTGVSLFLALFIMVIELLVAFLQAFIFTMLSALFIGMAVAEHDHAEHAHTPEDDIDEVRERFI
- the atpF gene encoding F0F1 ATP synthase subunit B, translating into MLEDFSPGLFIMQAIILIILVLLLGKYAWKPILAALSEREEGIANALNAAAKAKAEMALLQESNKVAAQEARAERDAIIKEAREIKEKMLVDAAATAQEKADKIIASAQEAIQAEKKAALADIKSQVADLSVAIAEKVTRKELSEKEAQFALIDKMLADANI
- the atpE gene encoding ATP synthase F0 subunit C, translated to MYNLIGAGLVVIGGGIGLGQIGGKAMEAIARQPEAAGKIQTAMIIIAALLEGLGFGALILGQVL